Below is a window of Solanum stenotomum isolate F172 chromosome 7, ASM1918654v1, whole genome shotgun sequence DNA.
TTTTTGATATCCGATGATTATTGTTTTCACTACTCTATCTCAGTATGTTGGAGTTGTTAGTCACTTTTGACCTTTTTGGTTACTTTCTACAATcgttttcctttcttttaattttagctttaaaatgTGGCTCTTTTAACTCTAGATATCCATCAGAATAATTTAAATAGAATTACCCAGATAACGAATTCCAGAAAAACAGAATAGAAATtagtatgaaaaaatatattaaaataatcaaaatgaaTGAATACGTTCAATTCAACGAAAAATCGTGaataattgatcataaatttaaatcatttactattaaacttattttttatagaacaaGGCAAATGCACAAATGCTTAACGTGGCAAACccacaaacacacacacactcaAATGCTGCACGTGTCCTcttcttttaaaatatcataatatttttaatttcatagaAAATAATGTTTGAACTCATTCAttgcaaatataaaaatacatcaatCGTAGTTACCAATAACAAAAATAGTTGTATTACATATGAATTATATGGAGTATGGAATGCTTATTTTTACCCTATTACAATTCCTTCAATGGTGATGCCCAAACATGTATTCTTAAATCGGTATGACTATTTgttctttaataaaaaaattcaatttcgactttgaatatgaaatttttgattTTATACTGCGTGAATTCAAATATGAGATTTGAAAATAGGGAGCATTGTTCCTTAAATAGGTGATGATGAGATgcatacaaatttaaattaattgaatatattatgttttaattatcaaataggagtaattaaacaaaaaaaacaatacTTTGTTTAAGTTATTATTCTTAACCACTATGAACTGATATTTCTTTTTGAAGTTTGGTGAGAAAAATAAGGAGTGTCATGAAAACTGTTGGACAGAATGAAGGGTTgtcattattgtatttttgtctTGTTGTCTAAGCTACATTAGAAAATTTGACCAAAGCTTGCATCTCTAGGCACattattttattacatttaaTACTTGCACCATTGAAATTGACATTAaccatatatttttcttaatatgacaatctccgtccacttttaaatgTCCACTTTTAAATGTCATGTTAAATTAAAGTCAATTGAATTaatttacattaatttgatattttaacaaaaaaatttagatattcaaaagctatacaaaattactataaattgtaattttttgcatataaatatgatgaaaaattcattgtaaaatattagtcaaagtttttattatttaattctaaaaaaaattataacaattaaaagttaATAACTAATATGATAATTACTTGGGGCAAGTTACATTATGGCATGCAATTCCCTGTCCAAGGCCCAAGGGACCTTTAAAAAAGACCCTCTCAATAGTTTGCAAGTTCCTTTTTCCCTCAACTAGAAATCTCGAGTTCAAGCCttaaatatagagaaaaaatcttgaatttaagccttaaatatggaaaaaatcTTTTTGTAAACACCACTCGTATGAGCCCTGTAGTGCacgattcaaatttaatcaaagcTCCTTAACTAAAGATCTTTAGTACGCCttgaatatggagaaaatcctaCGAAGAGGACCACCGTCAAATGAGCCATGCAGTGTGCAATCAAATTTAATCGAAACTCCTTAATTAGAGGTCTTAAGTTCGAAACCtaaatatggagaaaatcttatTAAAAACACCACCCGAATGGGTCCTACAGTGCacgattcaaatttaatcggaGCTTCAGTCCGAACTCCGAACACTTATTAGCcttcaaaatttgaaactaaGAACATATTGAACTTGCCCCTCAATAGCTGCATCATAAGCTTTCTAAATATCCACATTTTGATCTATCTAGATGAAATTTGTTTCCTTGTGTACCCTTTTAACCAATTTTATTAATGACCAAGGGCAATGTTATTTAAAATTACTCTTCCTGTATAGGAGAGTGGTCAGAAAAACCATCCTCACTGAATTGGGCAGTAAGTGACCCAtattaatataagaaaaaaaaaattgccagaAAATTTGTTcagaatggtaaaataacatattccACACTAtagaatatgttattttatctttttaaacatttttacctttttaactttaataccttttaataaaaaaataaaaaaaagatcagtttatttcGTGACCAAATGGCCCCAAATACCATAGCTATTCAAAAAACAGATCATTTCCACTACCAGAAAACAAAAAACATAACTAGATTTTCAAACGAAGTACCTAATCTAGTCTAGAAAGAAGACACAAGATTGTTACCTCCATCAGCACAATTCCATCCATGCCACACTGTGGACATTCCTCAAAGTTCTCAACCGGAAAATTCGCCGAAGCGAATCCAACTGAGAACTCAAGAGTCTTACCTTTTCTCTCAACTTCGACAATGTTAAGCCATAGCAACACCACCTTAACACTAACACCACTCAATTTCTTAAGCCTGCCTTTAGATATAACCCCTTTTATAACAGGCTTGTAATTCAGTTGATATGAGTTCTCCAATTTGAAGCTGCAGGTAGAGTTAAGATAAGCTGAGAATTCACCTGTTTTTGTGTTTAATTTGTAGTCTTTTACTCCTTTTGGAAGAATCCCCATTGGGAAATCATAACGCTGTAGCTCTTCATAAGCTGATAGCTTCTCATTTCTTGAAGCTGCAGTGgcaaaaaagaagagaaagaggcaaAAAATACTTCTTGTTAAAGATATTGACATTTCTGTGAACATTGATATTTTGGTTGATCCAAAGTTCACCGTTTTATAAGGGTGAATACATAATATGGTAAGATATGAGGTTGACAGATGTTTGTTTTATAGGTATGATGACAAACTTGTTTGTTG
It encodes the following:
- the LOC125871085 gene encoding uncharacterized protein LOC125871085; this translates as MFTEMSISLTRSIFCLFLFFFATAASRNEKLSAYEELQRYDFPMGILPKGVKDYKLNTKTGEFSAYLNSTCSFKLENSYQLNYKPVIKGVISKGRLKKLSGVSVKVVLLWLNIVEVERKGKTLEFSVGFASANFPVENFEECPQCGMDGIVLMEVTILCLLSRLD